The DNA region AGTCTGTCCGGCGAAAGACCGTCAGGATCCGGATATCAAGGCCATCAACATGATGTCCCGCCTTGAACACGTCGAAGAAGAAAAAGTGAATTATGACTTCTTCCTCAGTCTGCCGGAAATTGATCGCAGCAAACTTGAACGCATCGATATCCGTACGTCGCAGTTGATTACGCCGCTGTTTGAGTATTCCGGCGCCTGTTCCGGCTGTGGCGAAACGCCGTATATCAAGTTACTGACGCAACTCTACGGCGACAGAATGCTGATCGCCAACGCCACCGGGTGTTCGTCTATTTACGGCGGAAACCTGCCTTCCACACCCTACACGACCGATGCCAATGGTCGCGGCCCGGCGTGGGCGAACTCGCTGTTTGAGGATAACGCAGAATTTGGTCTGGGCTTTCGTCTGACGGTCGATCAGCATCGGGTACGCGTTCTGCGCCTGCTTGAACAATTTGCCGATCGGATCCCGGCCGAACTGCACGAGGCGTTGCATACAGAAGCGACACCTGACGTGCGTCGCGAGCAGGTTGCCGCGCTGCGACAGCATCTGAAGGATGTCGACGGCGCACGTGAACTGCTCACCGACGCCGATGCGCTGGTAGAAAAATCCATCTGGCTGATTGGCGGTGACGGTTGGGCCTACGATATTGGCTTTGGCGGGTTGGATCATGTGCTGAGCCTGACGGAAAACGTCAATATTCTGGTGCTGGATACGCAGTGCTACTCCAACACGGGCGGTCAGGCATCAAAAGCCACGCCGCTCGGTGCCGTGACGAAATTTGGCGAGCACGGTAAGCGTAAGGCGCGTAAAGATCTGGGCGTCAGCATGATGATGTACGGTCATGTTTATGTGGCGCAGATTTCGCTCGGCGCGCAACTCAACCAGACCGTGAAGGCGATTCAGGAAGCGGAAGCGTATCCTGGTCCGTCGCTGATCATCGCCTACAGCCCGTGTGAAGAACACGGCTATGACCTCGCGCTGAGTCACGATCAGATGCGTCAGTTGACGGCAACCGGCTTCTGGCCGCTGTACCGCTTTGACCCACGCCGCGCGGACGAAGGCAAATTGCCACTGGCGCTGGACTCTCGCCCACCGTCAGATGCGCTGGCGGAGACATTGCTCAACGAGCAACGCTTCCGTCGCCTGAATGCACAGCAACCGGACGTGGCCGAGCAATTATGGAAAGACGCCGCGGCAGATCTGCAAAAACGTTATGACTTCCTGGCGCAGTTGGCAGGTAAAGCAGAGAAGACCAGTACCGACTGACCTGGTTGCTGGAATCTTTGTCTGAACGCAAAAAAAAGCCCGAACATCTGTTCGGGCTTGTCAATTTCTTTGTCGGCTAATCAGTACGTTTCGCAATGGACCAACAAAAAAGCAGTATGTGACAATAAAGGCATATAACAGGCGCAGAATATCGCACTGGATTTATTTTGTATAATTTTTATTTTGTATGCTTTTTGAAATTATATTCACGCCAATTATTATCATTTCTGTGGAATTAATTATTTAAGGTTTTACTTAAGACGTAACAATTGATGCTTATCTCTTTACGGAACTTCTCCTTTAGCATGATTTCACTCCCCAACAGAGGGAGTTACAGGTAAATAAAAAACTAAAGGATGACTTCGATGAAAAGAAAAGTACTGGCTCTTGTTATCCCAGCCCTGTTAACCGCAGGCGCAGCGCATGCCGCTGAAGTTTATAATAAGGACGGCAACAAATTAGATCTCTATGGCAAAGTTGATGGCCTGCATTATTTTTCTGATGATGCCAACAGTGATGGCGATCAAACTTATGTCCGTATGGGTTTTAAAGGTGAAACGCAGATCAATGACCAACTGACCGGTTATGGCCAGTGGGAATATCAGGTTAACGCCAACACCACCGAAAGCGATCATGGCAACAGTTTTACTCGTCTTGCTTTTGCTGGCCTGAAATTTGGCGATTACGGTTCATTCGACTACGGTCGTAACTACGGCGTCATGTATGACGTGGAAGGCTGGACCGATATGCTGCCTGAATTTGGCGGCGACTCCTACACCCGTTCTGACAACTTTATGACTGGCCGTGCAAATGGTGTCGCGACTTATCGTAATACTGATTTCTTCGGCATGGTCAACGGCCTGAATGTCGCCCTTCAGTATCAGGGCACCAACGAAGATCAAATCACCAATGAACAGGAAGGCACCGGCAACGGCGGCGATCGTACCGCCCAGAACTCAAACGGCGACGGTTTTGGTATCTCGTCTACCTATGACTTCGGGATGGGCGTGAGCTTCGGCGCAGCCTACACCACATCCGATCGTACCAACGAGCAGGTTAATACCGGTGGTCGCGTCGCGGGTGGCGATAAGGCGGATGCATGGACAGCGGGTCTGAAATATGACGCCAACAACATTTATCTGGCTACTATGTATTCTGAAACCCGTAACATGACCCCGTACGGTGATGATGGCGTAGCAAACAAAACCCAGAACTTTGAAGTGACTGCGCAATACCAGTTCGACTTCGGTCTGCGTCCGGCGGTGTCCTTCCTGATGTCAAAAGGTAAAGATCTGACCGGTCAGGGCAATGACGACAGTAAAGATCTGGTGAAATACGCGGATGTTGGCGCGACTTACTACTTCAACAAAAACATGTCCACCTACGTTGATTATAAAATCAACCTGCTGGATAACGACGACAACTTCTATTCTCGTAACAATATTAATACCGATGATGTCGTCGCACTCGGTATGGTCTACCAGTTCTAAGACCCTCAGCCCGCGGCTAACCGCGGGCTGTTATCACTTTCACCCGGTTATAACCCATCCGTTTTATCTATAACAAAACGCGATATCTTGTAGACTAAAATCCCCTTCGGTTAGATGATATATTCACTGTATGACCTGCCGTCGAGGATGCCCGCCATGAACCACCAACCCGTAAAATCATCACGAATCGCATCCGTTGGCTATGACGAGAAATCTTCTACCCTGGAAATCCGTTTCTACCAGACGGGTGTTCTGCAATATCGCGGCGTTCCGGCGCATATATACCGAAATTTTCTTTCCGTGGTCTCAAAGGGCCGGTTTTATGACGGGGTTATTAAGGGTAAATACCCGGAAATTAAAAACAAATAATGTTGAAATGTGATCATTGTCATTGTACTGAATCTGCGATAAGACGTTACACTTTCTATGGATACTCAAACAGGAGGTTTAATGAACAGAACAATTCTTGTCCCCATCGATATTTCAGACTCAGAATTAACGCAACGCGTGATTAATCATGTCGAAGCCGAGGCGAAAATTGACGATGCGCAGGTTCATTTCCTGACCGTCATCCCATCTCTGCCTTACTATTCTGCACTGGGCCTGGCCTACTCTGCGGAGTTGCCGGCCATGGACGATCTGAAAGCCGAAGCGAAATCTCAACTGGAAGAGGTCATCAAGAAGTTCACTATCCCGTCGGACAGAGTACAGATCCATATCGCTGAAGGGTCGCCGAAAGACAAGATTCTGGAAATGGCGAAAAAACTCGCGGTGGATATGGTGATTATTGCGTCACACCGTCCGGACATTACCACATATCTGTTAGGGTCGAACGCTGCTGCCGTAGTACGCCATGCAGAGTGCTCCGTACTGGTCGTACGCTAACCTTTTCAGCCCGCACATCGCTGCGGGCTTTTTGCCTCTCCCTCTGACATCACGCCTGATGCGTTCTATAAATGTGCTGACATTTTTCTCACTTATTCGTACCATACGGGCCACTATTTTTAAATCAGACAGCTTTGCCGGTCTCTCCACCGCGACGCCTGCTCTTCTGATGCCACACAATGAATTGAGCCTCTATTAAATGTCGCAAAATCAAGATATTACTAAGAAAGAACAGTACAACCTGAACAAACTGCAAAAACGTCTGCGTCGTAACGTGGGCGAAGCGATTGCCGATTTCAATATGATTGAAGATGGCGACCGCATCATGGTCTGCCTGTCCGGCGGTAAAGACAGCTACACCATGCTGGAAATTTTGCGCAATTTGCAGCAAAGCGCCCCCATTAGCTTTTCGCTGGTCGCCGTTAACCTCGACCAGAAACAACCCGGTTTTCCGGAGCACATTCTGCCGGAATATCTGGAGCAACTTGGCGTTGAGTACAAGATTGTTGAAGAGAACACGTATGGGATCGTAAAAGATAAGATCCCGGAAGGTAAAACCACCTGCTCTCTGTGTTCACGCCTGCGTCGCGGTATTCTCTATCGCACGGCGACAGAGCTGGGTGCCACCAAAATCGCCCTGGGACACCATCGCGACGACATTCTGCAAACCCTGTTCCTGAATATGTTCTATGGCGGGAAAATGAAAGGTATGCCGCCGAAGCTGATGAGCGATGATGGTAAACATATCGTGATCCGCCCGCTGGCTTACTGCCGTGAAAAGGATATTGAACGCTTTGCCGAAGCCAAAGGTTACCCGATTATCCCTTGTAACCTGTGCGGGTCGCAGCCGAACCTGCAACGTCAGGTGATTGCCGACATGCTGCGTGACTGGGATAAACGCTATCCGGGCCGTATTGAAACCATGTTCAGCGCCATGCAGAACGTGGTGCCTTCACACCTGAGCGACATTAACCTGTTCGACTTCAAAGGCATTAAGCACGGTTCTGACGTTGTCGATGGCGGCGATCTGGCGTTTGATCGTGAAGAGATCCCGCTTCAGCCTGCGGGCTGGCAACCGGAAGAAGACGACAATCAGCTTGATGCGCTGCGCCTGAACGTCGTTGAAGTGAAGTAATGTGAAACGGGCCGGACACGTTGTCTCCGGCCCAACACGGGTTATTTCAGCAGGCGAACCCGACAGGTTTTGCCTTTGATCTTCCCATTCTGCAGTTGTTTCCACGCCTTATGCGCCACCGACTGACGGACCGCCACATAGACATGCGCCGGATGAACGGCAATCTTGCCAATATCCGCGCCATCCAGACCAATATCGCCGGTTAACGCGCCCAGCACATCGCCCGGACGCATTTTGGCTTTCTTGCCGCCGTCGATACACAACGTCGCCATTTCAGCGACCAGCGGTGCTACCGTGCGTTGAGCCGGAGCGGAGACCCAGTTAAGGGGTATCTGTAGCATTTCAGAGAGAATATTCGCCCGCTGTGCCTCTTCCGGTGCGCAAAAACTGATAGCCAGACCGCTGTTCCCGGCACGTGCGGTACGTCCAATGCGATGAACATGGACTTCCGGATCCCACGCCAGTTCGAAGTTCACCACCAGTTCCAGCGATTTGATATCGAGTCCGCGCGCCGCAACGTCAGTCGCCACCAGCACCCGCGCACTGCCGTTGGCAAAGCGCACCAGCGTCTGATCGCGGTCGCGTTGTTCCAGGTCGCCATGAAGCGCAAGCGCACTTTGTCCGGCCTCATTCAGCGCGTCACACACCGCCTGGCAATCTTTTTTGGTATTACAGAACACCACGCAGGAGGCTGGCTGATGCTGGCTGAGCAACGTTTGCAGCAGCGGGATTTTACCGTGTACAGAGGTTTCAAAGAACTGCTGGTCGATGGCGGGAAGCGCATCCACCGAATCAATTTCAATAGAGAGCGGATTTCGCTGCACCCGACCGCTGATTGCCGCGATCGCTTCCGGCCAGGTGGCCGAAAACAGCAGCGTCTGACGCGATGCGGGCGCGAAGCGGATTACCTCGTCTATCGCCTCACTGAATCCCATATCCAGCATCCGGTCCGCTTCGTCCATCACCAGAGTGGTCAGCGCGTCCAGCGAAACGGTACCCTTTTGCAGATGGTCGAGCAAACGACCGGGCGTGGCGACAATAATATGCGGCGCATGCTGAAGAGAATCACGCTGTGCGCCGAAAGGTTGTCCGCCGCAGAGCGTCAGGATTTTAGTATTCGGTAAGAAACGCGCCAGGCGACGCAGTTCACCCGCCACCTGATCCGCCAGTTCGCGCGTCGGACACAGCACCAGCGACTGCGTCTGAAACAGAGTGACATCAATATGCTGTAACAACCCGAGACCAAATGCTGCCGTCTTACCGCTGCCGGTTTTCGCCTGCACCCGGACATCCTGGCCGGCAAGGATCGCAGGCAGCGCCTCCGCCTGGACGGGCGTCATGGACAGATATCCCAACTCATTCAGATTCTCAAGCTGGGCGGCGGGTAACACATTCAGGGTAGCAAAAGCAGTCACAATTTCATCTCACGGTAAACGACTCACAGTCAGCAGGCGCGTATCCTCGCAGATCTACGCGTGCGATGCGACATTTTAATCGGTTCTTCATCTGGCGGTGGATCCGGCATCGGCTGCGGACGGGGAATCGGGTCAGGGATAGGAATGGGGTCGGTTGGCACGGAATCAGAGAAATGAATCGCCCGATCGTGCAGGGTTAACACAGGTAACATCGTTGCCTCCGGTCTGTCATTGACTCCCTTTTAGGGTAGTCGCTGAAAACGCGCAGACAAAAAAAAGCCGACTTATTTAAGTCGGCGTCGTACGAATCAATTGTGCTATGCAGTAATTCAAAAAAGGAAGTAAGACAATATGGAGCGCAACGCCCATCGCTTGACGTTGCATTCACCTGCAAGAGAGATATTGCCCCGAACAGGCGTCGCATTTATTGACTTCGCTCAATCTTAAAGCCGTTTTTAGGCGCAGAATTCTCTTAAAACACCCGTTTTTACAACCATTTACTACGATGCAACCATAAAGTAACACCGCCAATCAGAACCACTAACAGAATACAAAACAGTGAAAAGCCAAATTGCCACCCACCGCCAGGTATGCCGCCAAGATTGACGCCGAACAGTCCGGTCAGAAACGTACTGGGAAGGAAAACCATCGCCATCAATGACATGGTATAGGTCCGTCTTGCCAGAGACTCCTGCATCACCTGAGCAATCTCATCGGCCATAACGCCGGTACGGGCGATACAGGCATCAATTTCATCCAGTCCTCTTCCCAGTCGGTCGGCAATGTCCTGCATCCGGCGTCGCTGATCGTCCGTCATCCACGGCAGACGCTCGCTGGCCAGCCGCGAGTACACATCGCGCTGTGGAGCCATATAGCGGCGCATGACGATCAGCTGTTTTCGCAGCAGCGCAAGAAATCCGCGCGGCGGGATTTGTTGATCGAGCAGGTTGTCTTCGAGATCGATGATTTTATCGTGCAACTCTTCGATAAATTCGCTGGCGTG from Citrobacter amalonaticus Y19 includes:
- the ompC gene encoding porin OmpC, producing the protein MKRKVLALVIPALLTAGAAHAAEVYNKDGNKLDLYGKVDGLHYFSDDANSDGDQTYVRMGFKGETQINDQLTGYGQWEYQVNANTTESDHGNSFTRLAFAGLKFGDYGSFDYGRNYGVMYDVEGWTDMLPEFGGDSYTRSDNFMTGRANGVATYRNTDFFGMVNGLNVALQYQGTNEDQITNEQEGTGNGGDRTAQNSNGDGFGISSTYDFGMGVSFGAAYTTSDRTNEQVNTGGRVAGGDKADAWTAGLKYDANNIYLATMYSETRNMTPYGDDGVANKTQNFEVTAQYQFDFGLRPAVSFLMSKGKDLTGQGNDDSKDLVKYADVGATYYFNKNMSTYVDYKINLLDNDDNFYSRNNINTDDVVALGMVYQF
- a CDS encoding KTSC domain-containing protein; the protein is MNHQPVKSSRIASVGYDEKSSTLEIRFYQTGVLQYRGVPAHIYRNFLSVVSKGRFYDGVIKGKYPEIKNK
- the uspF gene encoding universal stress protein UspF; protein product: MNRTILVPIDISDSELTQRVINHVEAEAKIDDAQVHFLTVIPSLPYYSALGLAYSAELPAMDDLKAEAKSQLEEVIKKFTIPSDRVQIHIAEGSPKDKILEMAKKLAVDMVIIASHRPDITTYLLGSNAAAVVRHAECSVLVVR
- the ttcA gene encoding tRNA 2-thiocytidine(32) synthetase TtcA, whose protein sequence is MSQNQDITKKEQYNLNKLQKRLRRNVGEAIADFNMIEDGDRIMVCLSGGKDSYTMLEILRNLQQSAPISFSLVAVNLDQKQPGFPEHILPEYLEQLGVEYKIVEENTYGIVKDKIPEGKTTCSLCSRLRRGILYRTATELGATKIALGHHRDDILQTLFLNMFYGGKMKGMPPKLMSDDGKHIVIRPLAYCREKDIERFAEAKGYPIIPCNLCGSQPNLQRQVIADMLRDWDKRYPGRIETMFSAMQNVVPSHLSDINLFDFKGIKHGSDVVDGGDLAFDREEIPLQPAGWQPEEDDNQLDALRLNVVEVK
- the dbpA gene encoding ATP-dependent RNA helicase DbpA — translated: MTAFATLNVLPAAQLENLNELGYLSMTPVQAEALPAILAGQDVRVQAKTGSGKTAAFGLGLLQHIDVTLFQTQSLVLCPTRELADQVAGELRRLARFLPNTKILTLCGGQPFGAQRDSLQHAPHIIVATPGRLLDHLQKGTVSLDALTTLVMDEADRMLDMGFSEAIDEVIRFAPASRQTLLFSATWPEAIAAISGRVQRNPLSIEIDSVDALPAIDQQFFETSVHGKIPLLQTLLSQHQPASCVVFCNTKKDCQAVCDALNEAGQSALALHGDLEQRDRDQTLVRFANGSARVLVATDVAARGLDIKSLELVVNFELAWDPEVHVHRIGRTARAGNSGLAISFCAPEEAQRANILSEMLQIPLNWVSAPAQRTVAPLVAEMATLCIDGGKKAKMRPGDVLGALTGDIGLDGADIGKIAVHPAHVYVAVRQSVAHKAWKQLQNGKIKGKTCRVRLLK
- the zntB gene encoding zinc transporter ZntB, which translates into the protein MEAIKGSEASVPDAVFAWLLDGKGGVKPLEDDDVISSEHPCWLHLNYTHPDSAQWLATTPLLPNNVRDALAGESLRPRVSRLGEGTLITLRCINGSTDERPDQLVAMRLYMDERLIVSTRQRKVLALDDVVSDLQEGTGPADCGGWLVDVCDALTDHASEFIEELHDKIIDLEDNLLDQQIPPRGFLALLRKQLIVMRRYMAPQRDVYSRLASERLPWMTDDQRRRMQDIADRLGRGLDEIDACIARTGVMADEIAQVMQESLARRTYTMSLMAMVFLPSTFLTGLFGVNLGGIPGGGWQFGFSLFCILLVVLIGGVTLWLHRSKWL